The Sphingomonas sp. So64.6b genome includes a region encoding these proteins:
- a CDS encoding IPT/TIG domain-containing protein, producing MIGNGSIALEDFIQAVQLQLDTAQTRMSLKAQNDRLPLTFAIRDIAMDLKAHVELDDGEIRIRPAGPQDKDPTVLKLTFTAITRPMIEENAVQLAVDNKDDVLLSSLGDDELDQDERRRLEGIGVRTVSKLNEIRKQGLGGSVGRITRLPIDKLESVLSRATRPLVDDVSSEPDGADELRQRLRIKGRNLLRDGTPPRVSIAGRPVNVVHASDTEIVLAPDIDQLAGQMSLSHDSKAPTELWFDQSHAAPPLMQPIIEGNGALYGNGGHA from the coding sequence ATGATCGGCAACGGCTCCATCGCGCTGGAGGATTTCATCCAGGCGGTCCAGCTTCAGCTCGACACCGCCCAGACGCGCATGAGCCTCAAGGCGCAGAACGACAGGCTGCCGCTGACCTTCGCGATCCGCGACATCGCGATGGATCTGAAAGCGCATGTCGAACTCGACGACGGCGAAATCCGCATTCGTCCGGCTGGTCCGCAGGACAAGGATCCGACGGTCCTGAAGCTGACCTTCACCGCGATCACGCGGCCGATGATCGAGGAAAACGCGGTCCAGCTCGCGGTCGATAACAAGGACGATGTCCTGTTGTCGTCGCTTGGCGATGACGAGCTTGACCAGGACGAACGCCGCCGGCTCGAGGGCATCGGCGTGCGCACCGTCTCCAAGCTCAACGAAATCCGCAAACAGGGATTGGGCGGATCGGTCGGGCGGATCACGCGGCTGCCGATCGACAAGCTGGAAAGCGTGCTGTCACGCGCCACCCGGCCCTTGGTCGACGATGTGTCGAGCGAACCCGATGGTGCCGACGAGCTGCGCCAGCGGCTGCGTATCAAGGGGCGCAATTTGCTGCGCGATGGCACGCCGCCGCGCGTGTCGATCGCCGGGCGACCAGTCAATGTCGTCCATGCAAGCGATACCGAAATCGTGCTGGCGCCGGATATCGACCAGCTCGCCGGACAGATGAGCCTGAGCCACGACAGCAAGGCGCCGACCGAATTGTGGTTCGACCAGAGCCATGCCGCGCCGCCGCTGATGCAGCCCATCATCGAGGGCAATGGTGCGCTCTACGGCAATGGAGGCCACGCATGA